One window of Gemmobacter aquarius genomic DNA carries:
- a CDS encoding cold-shock protein: protein MTTGTVKWFNATKGFGFIAPEGGSKDVFVHVSALERAGINRLDDGQAVSFDLERDRNGRESAINLVLV from the coding sequence ATGACCACTGGCACCGTGAAATGGTTTAACGCTACCAAAGGTTTTGGCTTTATCGCACCCGAAGGCGGGTCGAAGGACGTTTTCGTCCACGTTTCCGCGCTGGAACGCGCCGGAATCAACCGGCTCGATGACGGACAGGCTGTCTCGTTCGATCTGGAACGTGATCGCAATGGTCGCGAGTCTGCCATAAATCTCGTGCTCGTCTGA
- a CDS encoding SapC family protein, whose product MSKQLMIYANAVPLSADDHRNLSVRQDGGYGFSSDLNSVPLVLAEFEKAAAEYPVVFAGDVTAGAWAITPAAIVGLRDGENLFVDGNGAWSGRYIPAFLRRYPFVFAESPDQSSLTLCIDTTYQGLDTTGKGERLFDTAGNRTQFLESTLRFTSDYQTQHAVTRAFIERLVDLDLLEPATANATLADGNQLTLGGFSRVSTEKLAQLPDATALDMFRNGMLALIQIHLQSMHQMPALLARAESRAAG is encoded by the coding sequence GTGTCCAAGCAGTTGATGATCTATGCAAACGCGGTTCCGTTGTCGGCTGACGACCATCGCAACCTTTCCGTACGGCAGGATGGCGGCTATGGCTTCAGTTCCGACCTGAACTCCGTTCCGCTGGTTCTGGCCGAATTCGAAAAGGCCGCCGCGGAATATCCCGTGGTCTTTGCAGGCGATGTGACCGCCGGGGCCTGGGCAATCACACCGGCGGCGATCGTGGGGTTGCGCGACGGTGAGAACCTGTTCGTCGATGGCAACGGCGCTTGGTCAGGGCGCTACATTCCCGCCTTTCTGCGCCGCTACCCCTTCGTCTTTGCCGAAAGCCCAGATCAATCCAGTCTGACGCTGTGCATCGATACGACCTATCAAGGCCTCGACACGACGGGAAAGGGTGAACGGCTTTTCGACACGGCAGGCAACCGGACGCAATTCCTTGAATCGACGCTCCGCTTCACTTCGGACTATCAGACCCAACACGCGGTGACGCGGGCCTTTATCGAACGGCTGGTCGACCTGGACCTGCTCGAACCGGCAACGGCAAACGCAACACTCGCAGACGGAAACCAGCTGACTTTGGGCGGTTTCTCGCGGGTTTCGACCGAAAAGCTTGCCCAACTGCCCGACGCGACAGCGCTCGATATGTTCCGCAACGGCATGTTGGCCCTGATCCAGATACACCTGCAGTCCATGCATCAGATGCCCGCCCTGCTGGCCCGCGCCGAAAGCCGCGCCGCAGGCTAG
- a CDS encoding DUF982 domain-containing protein has translation MIEILWGQPLTLVLSSDGDVQKFSTIEQVKYWLLKQWPVADEARANALKQVEAAMDCLVPVGVARRAFAAAARSAGFIPENLVVHTARRAA, from the coding sequence TTGATCGAAATCCTCTGGGGGCAACCCCTTACCCTTGTCCTGTCGTCTGACGGGGATGTGCAGAAATTCAGCACGATCGAACAAGTGAAATACTGGTTGCTGAAGCAATGGCCGGTTGCAGACGAAGCACGTGCGAACGCTCTGAAACAGGTCGAAGCCGCCATGGACTGTCTTGTTCCTGTCGGCGTGGCGCGACGTGCCTTTGCCGCGGCGGCCAGATCGGCAGGCTTCATTCCCGAAAATCTGGTGGTCCATACGGCCAGACGCGCAGCCTGA
- a CDS encoding VCBS domain-containing protein, with protein sequence MSGNTLSNGLRDSYEGGFGRDTLRLELTSAEWARADVQSDVAAFLVHLAQPLNQFLNPLGLATHFSFSVTSLTVFNIENLQISVNGVLLDPRDEAVTAVLDRINATEYSASVSVDLLANDAVPDRAVSVQLFSNSTLGTLVLTPALGGAAQSATLTFAPNAALQSLAAGQSVSETISYRVTDADGDTSTASITITVVGQNDGATISGISTGAVAEDSTALVSGSLTVSDVDNGEAVFKAASGLTGTYGSFTFNAVSGAWTYDLNDAAANVQALRAGETVSDRITVTSQDGTASQVVVVTITGTNDAPTVAVSPSVGSTTDATVVPGDGDLIPFGNFEGNPTPDFGNSHRLGAANGWTLTGGCRRPERGEQFLHDVGVGSLRRPRGVPQPRRVDAAKHSSAGRPVCRNLRCDYTRGQSGGRGLPDRGTGRRPVGRPAKHQCRT encoded by the coding sequence TTGTCTGGCAACACCCTGTCTAACGGACTTCGCGACAGTTACGAGGGTGGCTTCGGCCGCGACACGCTGCGGCTCGAGTTGACCAGCGCAGAATGGGCGCGCGCTGATGTGCAGTCCGATGTCGCTGCGTTCCTGGTGCATCTGGCACAGCCTTTGAACCAGTTTCTGAACCCGCTGGGTCTTGCGACCCATTTTAGCTTCAGCGTGACCAGCCTTACGGTTTTCAACATCGAAAACCTGCAGATTTCCGTGAACGGCGTCCTGCTCGATCCGCGAGACGAGGCTGTCACCGCCGTTTTGGACCGGATCAATGCGACCGAATACAGCGCCTCGGTTTCGGTGGATCTGCTGGCCAACGACGCCGTGCCGGATCGCGCGGTTTCGGTGCAGTTGTTCTCGAATTCGACCTTGGGAACTTTGGTGCTCACGCCCGCTCTGGGCGGCGCGGCGCAAAGTGCTACGCTGACCTTTGCCCCGAATGCCGCCCTGCAAAGCCTCGCGGCGGGGCAAAGCGTCTCGGAAACAATTTCCTATCGCGTGACCGATGCCGACGGCGATACATCGACGGCGTCCATCACGATCACGGTGGTCGGCCAAAACGACGGCGCGACGATTTCGGGCATCTCGACGGGCGCAGTAGCCGAGGATAGCACCGCGCTGGTCTCGGGCAGTTTGACCGTTAGCGACGTCGATAATGGCGAGGCCGTTTTCAAAGCCGCCAGCGGGCTGACCGGCACCTATGGCAGCTTTACATTCAACGCCGTTTCCGGCGCATGGACCTATGACCTGAACGACGCAGCCGCCAATGTGCAGGCTCTGCGCGCCGGCGAAACCGTCAGTGATCGCATCACCGTGACGTCGCAGGATGGTACGGCCAGTCAGGTGGTTGTCGTCACCATCACAGGCACCAACGACGCGCCGACGGTTGCCGTTTCCCCGTCAGTCGGCTCGACGACCGACGCAACAGTTGTGCCGGGAGACGGTGACTTGATCCCCTTCGGTAACTTCGAGGGCAACCCGACGCCCGATTTCGGCAACAGCCACCGTCTGGGCGCGGCAAACGGCTGGACGCTGACAGGGGGATGCAGGCGTCCTGAACGTGGGGAGCAATTTCTTCACGACGTCGGTGTCGGTTCCCTGAGGCGACCTCGTGGGGTTCCTCAACCCCGGCGCGTCGATGCAGCAAAACATTCAAGTGCCGGACGACCAGTTTGCCGTAACCTTCGATGTGATTACACGCGCGGACAATCCGGTGGGCGCGGCCTACCGGATCGAGGTACTGGTCGACGGCCAGTCGGTCGGCCTGCAAAGCATCAATGTCGGACCTAA
- a CDS encoding SapC family protein: MSDVSANPLFYKSVTPLDSQRHKSLRLGRPDRAFGYASLSNLIPAVVDEFELAAPELCIAFLPTPAGASAVFVTGTAPGQNCFVSDTGNWTGAYVPAYLRRYPFIIGDIAGSESVLCFDESYAGFGDPMGQPLFEADGNRTEALAKALAFSQTYRDAAKRTESFCRMLTDFALLQAATLDITAADGSRSTVHGIEIIDEAALAALSGDRLAQLNGAGFLRAIYAQITSLRAISRLTVPAAPAPALEEATN, translated from the coding sequence GTGTCCGATGTTTCGGCTAACCCCTTGTTTTACAAGAGCGTTACGCCTTTAGATTCGCAGCGGCACAAATCCTTGCGCTTGGGTCGGCCGGACCGGGCTTTTGGCTATGCGTCACTTTCCAATCTGATTCCTGCCGTGGTCGACGAGTTCGAACTCGCTGCACCCGAGCTTTGCATTGCCTTTCTGCCAACGCCTGCCGGTGCTTCTGCTGTTTTTGTGACCGGCACCGCGCCGGGGCAGAATTGCTTTGTATCGGACACGGGAAACTGGACCGGTGCCTATGTTCCGGCCTATCTGCGCCGCTACCCCTTTATCATCGGCGACATCGCCGGATCGGAGTCGGTGCTGTGCTTTGACGAAAGCTATGCCGGTTTTGGCGATCCAATGGGGCAGCCGCTGTTTGAGGCAGATGGCAACCGGACCGAGGCGCTGGCAAAGGCGTTGGCCTTTTCGCAGACCTATCGTGATGCGGCCAAGCGGACGGAAAGCTTTTGCCGGATGCTGACCGATTTTGCCCTGCTGCAAGCCGCCACGCTGGACATCACGGCGGCCGACGGGTCGCGGTCTACGGTTCACGGTATCGAGATCATCGATGAAGCAGCCCTTGCCGCTTTGTCGGGTGACCGGTTGGCGCAGTTGAATGGCGCAGGCTTTCTGCGGGCGATCTATGCCCAGATCACCAGCTTGCGGGCGATTTCCCGCCTTACCGTGCCTGCCGCCCCTGCACCTGCACTGGAAGAAGCGACGAACTGA
- a CDS encoding RES family NAD+ phosphorylase, which translates to MKQTEVSDRGLVRLLPATYHKPPSLRGLVDSDDEMAILAEVEGLTSGRLLAERGRNPHLDPRELAWQRRSRDLRIYGDSHVNAGFTYTRASGNRFNTEERGAWYCAWDVMVSVSEVAWHRTRELGFTGSFHDSARYVELLADFIGIFDDLTDEPEHPALHSDPAVGYPEGQSLAQRLRRAGSRGLIYPSVRAPAPGGNCLVCFAPHAIQNVRPGASWDLVWDGTPHYSITAVG; encoded by the coding sequence ATGAAGCAGACCGAGGTTTCCGATCGCGGTCTCGTTCGTCTCCTGCCCGCCACCTACCACAAACCGCCATCGCTGCGCGGTCTCGTCGATAGCGATGACGAGATGGCGATCTTGGCAGAGGTTGAGGGGCTGACGAGTGGCCGTCTCCTGGCCGAACGCGGGCGCAACCCGCATCTGGACCCTCGCGAGCTTGCCTGGCAGCGCCGCAGCCGCGATCTGCGCATCTATGGCGACAGTCATGTTAACGCCGGCTTCACCTACACCCGCGCCAGCGGAAACCGCTTCAACACCGAGGAGCGCGGCGCCTGGTATTGCGCATGGGATGTGATGGTTTCTGTCAGCGAAGTGGCCTGGCACCGCACACGTGAACTTGGCTTTACCGGCAGCTTCCATGACAGCGCGCGCTATGTGGAACTGCTGGCGGATTTCATCGGGATCTTCGATGATCTGACCGATGAGCCGGAACATCCCGCACTGCATTCCGATCCGGCCGTTGGATATCCCGAGGGGCAAAGCTTGGCGCAACGTCTGCGGCGAGCCGGGTCCCGTGGTCTGATCTACCCTTCGGTCCGGGCGCCTGCACCTGGCGGAAATTGTCTGGTCTGCTTCGCGCCACATGCGATCCAGAACGTCCGTCCGGGCGCGTCATGGGATCTTGTTTGGGATGGGACGCCGCACTACTCGATTACTGCTGTCGGCTGA
- a CDS encoding sugar phosphate isomerase/epimerase family protein translates to MTSHDAARLIARIADIRLFAHAYSWHLNFRFGAAVPSDLLGFAHRHGMAGVKIHVEDGEERSLLHAPETRAAFGRLAQSLGLEVHIETSATDEATLRAAIRVARETGATSVRCYPRYAGPVSQIIAQTIRDLRLLPQLDPDGQLDFLLEQHEDLKSHELVHILQAVRHPRLTLLFDFANMINANETPEAALAIMAPYVTDVHIKDANILPDRGGFAHRACRSGEGDIDFRGLLTRLLLLGDQPQVRAFGCEEENEMFAPAYRFPTDPPDPIIPSRDASTTEVTLGEDLQSRLARERAEAEAQIIYVRKILADISTQARKAL, encoded by the coding sequence TTGACCAGCCACGACGCCGCGCGACTGATCGCGCGTATCGCAGACATTCGACTCTTTGCGCATGCCTATTCCTGGCATCTGAATTTTCGGTTTGGCGCGGCAGTGCCGAGCGATCTGCTGGGATTTGCCCATCGGCACGGGATGGCAGGCGTCAAGATCCATGTCGAGGACGGGGAAGAGCGGTCTTTGCTGCATGCGCCCGAAACGCGCGCCGCCTTTGGCCGCTTGGCGCAGTCGCTTGGCCTTGAAGTCCATATCGAAACCTCTGCCACGGACGAGGCGACACTGCGGGCCGCGATCAGGGTGGCGCGCGAAACCGGGGCGACCTCGGTGCGCTGCTATCCGCGCTATGCCGGGCCGGTGTCGCAAATCATCGCGCAGACCATTCGCGACCTGCGGCTTTTGCCGCAGCTTGACCCTGATGGCCAGTTGGATTTCCTGCTAGAGCAGCACGAAGACCTGAAGTCCCATGAGCTGGTCCATATTCTTCAGGCGGTGCGGCACCCCCGCCTGACCTTGCTGTTCGATTTTGCCAATATGATCAACGCAAATGAAACACCCGAGGCGGCTTTGGCAATAATGGCACCCTATGTGACCGATGTTCACATCAAGGATGCAAACATCCTGCCGGATCGCGGTGGTTTTGCCCATCGCGCCTGTCGTTCAGGCGAAGGCGACATCGATTTCCGCGGCCTTCTGACCCGGCTTCTGCTGCTGGGCGATCAGCCGCAGGTGCGCGCTTTCGGGTGTGAGGAAGAGAACGAGATGTTTGCGCCAGCCTACCGCTTTCCCACCGACCCGCCCGACCCGATCATCCCGTCGCGGGATGCGTCCACCACCGAGGTTACCCTTGGTGAGGATTTGCAATCGCGCCTTGCCCGCGAAAGGGCCGAGGCGGAAGCCCAGATCATTTATGTCCGCAAGATCCTTGCGGACATCAGCACGCAAGCTCGAAAGGCTCTTTGA
- a CDS encoding M10 family metallopeptidase C-terminal domain-containing protein, translating to MGTSTGANLITYDVDTVNGVFTMTLNDVGQYTAGSVPNATQLMLVDRDNGNFDIILRYESVNWNYFDSARAGYTSGGATPEVFEIDGSGTRASLDWDSVAGNTGRTGIYVLEVRDGAVTTNLIDQITGGAGDDTVSGGNDTDMFVFNSPDDGVDTITDFASGVDDIGISVAGFGSELVAGGSASVQNVGDVSSATDAQFIFETNATGGNLCWDNDGGASDNAVLLARLTGVSGLTSADFFLF from the coding sequence ATGGGCACATCCACGGGCGCCAACCTGATCACCTATGACGTCGATACGGTGAATGGCGTGTTCACCATGACGCTGAACGATGTCGGCCAATACACGGCGGGAAGTGTCCCGAACGCCACGCAGTTGATGCTGGTCGACCGTGACAACGGAAACTTCGACATCATCCTGCGCTACGAAAGCGTGAACTGGAATTACTTCGACTCGGCGCGCGCTGGCTATACCAGTGGCGGCGCAACGCCCGAAGTTTTTGAAATTGACGGATCGGGAACCAGGGCAAGCTTGGACTGGGATAGCGTTGCCGGAAACACTGGCCGCACGGGCATTTACGTGCTCGAAGTGCGGGATGGCGCAGTGACCACCAACTTGATCGACCAGATCACAGGCGGCGCGGGGGATGACACGGTCTCGGGCGGCAACGACACCGATATGTTCGTGTTCAACAGCCCCGACGATGGGGTCGATACCATCACCGACTTCGCCTCGGGCGTAGACGACATCGGCATTTCGGTTGCGGGCTTTGGCAGCGAATTGGTGGCTGGCGGCTCGGCATCGGTGCAGAACGTAGGTGACGTGTCCAGTGCCACTGACGCGCAGTTTATCTTCGAAACCAATGCTACCGGTGGTAATCTGTGCTGGGATAATGACGGCGGCGCCTCGGACAATGCCGTTCTACTTGCCCGCTTGACCGGCGTTTCCGGCCTGACCTCTGCGGACTTCTTCCTGTTCTAA
- a CDS encoding MbcA/ParS/Xre antitoxin family protein, with protein MEDDMQVAEKIRTPAQINAVALKAYARVADAWRLSLKEAAGLADMSESTWKRAKKPDFAGELTKDQLLRLSAVIGIYKSLELYFSEPLARSWFTRPNRGPLFGGSRPVDTAIDGGLPQILAVRTYLDALRGGA; from the coding sequence GTGGAGGACGATATGCAAGTCGCAGAGAAAATCCGGACACCCGCACAGATCAACGCTGTCGCGCTGAAAGCCTATGCTCGCGTGGCTGATGCCTGGCGTCTCAGCCTCAAGGAAGCGGCTGGCCTTGCCGACATGTCGGAGAGCACCTGGAAGCGCGCCAAGAAGCCGGATTTCGCGGGGGAGCTTACCAAAGACCAACTGCTGCGACTCAGCGCTGTAATTGGAATCTACAAATCGCTCGAACTCTACTTCTCGGAGCCTCTGGCAAGAAGCTGGTTCACCCGACCGAATAGGGGGCCGCTGTTTGGGGGCAGCCGTCCAGTCGACACCGCCATCGACGGGGGCTTGCCGCAGATTCTCGCGGTGCGGACCTATCTAGATGCCCTGCGTGGTGGGGCATGA
- the speB gene encoding agmatinase — protein MTYWPASSSTTPRYAGPVSFFRLPMLSNPADTDIALIGLPYDGGTTNRSGTRHGPREMRAMSMFIRPFHHVTKTSPYTTHRVADYGDCPMNPIDITESLAMITGFYESFRAAGVKPLTAGGDHLVSLPILRALAKDGPVGLIQFDAHSDTNDSYFGGHKFTHGTWLRRAIEEGLVDAKRCVQIGVRGTRYAPDGNDFAENAGVTTLYVEDVYRMGIPGVIAEARRIVGEHATYLTFDVDGIDPAYTPGTGTPEVGGYTVFEAQQMVRGLKGLNLIGADVVEVAPPYDPSGNTALVGATIMFEILCNLAN, from the coding sequence ATGACCTATTGGCCCGCCTCTTCGTCCACGACGCCGCGTTATGCCGGCCCTGTCAGTTTCTTTCGCCTGCCTATGCTGTCAAATCCGGCGGATACCGATATTGCGCTGATCGGTCTACCCTACGATGGCGGCACGACCAACCGGTCCGGCACCCGCCATGGCCCACGCGAGATGCGCGCCATGAGCATGTTCATCCGGCCCTTCCATCATGTGACCAAGACCTCGCCCTATACCACGCACAGGGTGGCGGATTACGGGGATTGTCCGATGAATCCCATCGACATCACTGAAAGCCTGGCGATGATCACCGGCTTTTATGAAAGCTTCCGCGCCGCCGGGGTCAAACCTTTGACGGCGGGTGGTGATCATCTTGTCTCGCTGCCCATTCTTCGGGCTTTGGCCAAGGACGGGCCAGTTGGGTTGATCCAGTTCGACGCGCATTCGGACACCAACGATTCCTATTTCGGGGGCCATAAATTCACCCACGGGACTTGGCTGCGACGCGCGATCGAAGAGGGGCTGGTCGATGCCAAACGCTGCGTGCAGATCGGCGTTCGCGGCACGCGCTATGCGCCGGACGGCAATGACTTTGCCGAGAACGCCGGCGTGACGACGCTTTACGTCGAAGACGTCTACCGCATGGGCATTCCGGGCGTGATTGCCGAGGCCCGACGTATTGTCGGCGAGCACGCTACCTATCTTACCTTTGATGTCGACGGCATCGATCCGGCGTATACACCCGGAACCGGCACCCCCGAAGTCGGAGGTTATACCGTGTTCGAGGCGCAGCAGATGGTGCGCGGCCTGAAAGGGCTGAACCTGATCGGCGCAGATGTTGTCGAAGTCGCACCGCCCTATGATCCGAGCGGAAATACAGCCCTTGTCGGAGCTACCATCATGTTCGAAATCCTCTGCAATCTGGCCAATTGA
- a CDS encoding DUF6481 family protein — translation MAKLKEYSNPQSDANKAKAALLEKFRTASAATDLSAKLAAHAEVARARDLRHAARDAEKLAERQRVADEAAAVIAEEMRRQAAEAAEIEASQSAQDRRIALVLSDEAARQTARNLRYAKRKATQLVA, via the coding sequence ATGGCCAAACTCAAAGAATACTCCAATCCCCAAAGCGACGCGAACAAAGCCAAGGCCGCCCTTCTGGAAAAATTCCGGACGGCGTCGGCTGCGACCGATCTGTCGGCAAAGCTGGCTGCCCATGCCGAGGTGGCGCGAGCCCGCGACCTCCGCCACGCAGCACGTGACGCAGAGAAACTCGCAGAGCGGCAGCGTGTGGCTGACGAAGCGGCCGCTGTTATTGCCGAAGAAATGCGTCGACAGGCTGCGGAAGCCGCAGAAATCGAAGCAAGCCAGTCTGCTCAGGACAGACGGATCGCGCTTGTCCTGTCCGATGAAGCCGCACGCCAAACCGCGCGGAACCTTCGTTACGCAAAGCGCAAGGCAACGCAGCTCGTTGCCTGA
- a CDS encoding VCBS domain-containing protein encodes MITRADNPVGAAYRIEVLVDGQSVGLQSINVGPNQAQTLQVREVFDLSTVQGYVAGVSVVTLQFQNTGATPARFNFDDVRIGIAEQRPTGSVAFADVDLADSHTVSVQEQALGYVGTLTAGIGNAATGEGSGRIDWAFDFDASDFAALAEGETRDQVYNLTLNDGKGGSATKAVTVTLVGTNDVATITVLSTGVTSEDDPSNSLASGTLQVVDADAGQSSVTAQSNVLGSAGLGTFNVNANGNWTYQLSNSSPDVQALVTGQTVNDRLIVVSADGSASEEISVAVNGHIHGRQPDHL; translated from the coding sequence GTGATTACACGCGCGGACAATCCGGTGGGCGCGGCCTACCGGATCGAGGTACTGGTCGACGGCCAGTCGGTCGGCCTGCAAAGCATCAATGTCGGACCTAACCAAGCCCAGACGCTTCAGGTGCGCGAGGTGTTCGACCTGTCGACCGTGCAGGGCTATGTCGCCGGTGTGTCGGTGGTAACGCTACAATTCCAAAACACCGGCGCAACGCCGGCCCGGTTCAACTTTGACGATGTCCGGATCGGAATAGCCGAGCAGCGGCCGACCGGAAGCGTGGCCTTTGCCGACGTCGATCTGGCCGATAGCCACACGGTTTCGGTGCAAGAGCAAGCCTTGGGTTATGTCGGCACACTGACGGCGGGGATCGGCAACGCAGCCACCGGCGAGGGGTCAGGCCGGATCGACTGGGCCTTCGACTTCGACGCGAGCGATTTTGCGGCCCTTGCCGAAGGCGAGACGCGGGATCAGGTCTATAACCTGACACTGAATGACGGAAAGGGCGGCTCTGCCACCAAGGCGGTTACGGTTACGCTTGTCGGCACAAACGATGTTGCCACCATCACAGTCCTGAGCACTGGCGTCACATCCGAAGACGATCCATCCAACAGTCTGGCTTCAGGCACGTTGCAGGTCGTGGATGCAGACGCGGGTCAGTCCTCCGTGACCGCGCAAAGCAATGTCCTTGGCTCGGCCGGGCTTGGCACGTTCAACGTGAATGCAAATGGAAACTGGACCTACCAGCTTAGCAACAGCAGCCCCGACGTTCAGGCGCTGGTCACCGGGCAAACGGTGAATGACCGTCTGATCGTGGTTTCGGCAGATGGCAGCGCAAGCGAGGAGATCAGCGTTGCGGTAAATGGGCACATCCACGGGCGCCAACCTGATCACCTATGA